One Cohnella candidum genomic region harbors:
- the moaA gene encoding GTP 3',8-cyclase MoaA, with translation MQTEQEIVDQLGRPLRDLRISVTDRCNFRCRYCMPEEIFGPDYAFMSKESILSFEEITRLARIFSGLGVDKIRITGGEPLLRRGLPQLIAEIRRIPGIEDIALTTNGSLLGKQAAELRAAGLDRITVSLDSLDDERFGGMNGVGFPVATVLEGIRKATEAGLKVKMNMVVQRGVNEQDILPMARYFKERGIQLRFIEFMDVGNSNGWKLDSVVPSAEILRLLRTEMRLEAAEPERFGEVAERYRYEDCGTEVGFISSVSHAFCSTCTRSRLSADGKLYTCLFSGDGTDLREPLRNGSSDEEIDGLIRSVWGARTDRYSEIRGLHTQKQTKVEMSRIGG, from the coding sequence ATGCAAACGGAGCAAGAGATCGTCGATCAACTTGGCCGGCCTTTGAGAGATTTGAGAATTTCGGTCACGGATCGATGCAATTTTCGGTGCCGGTATTGCATGCCGGAGGAAATCTTCGGTCCCGACTATGCCTTCATGAGCAAGGAGAGCATTCTTTCCTTCGAGGAAATCACCCGGCTCGCTCGGATTTTTTCGGGGCTCGGGGTAGACAAAATCAGAATCACCGGCGGCGAGCCGTTGCTTAGGCGAGGGTTGCCTCAATTGATCGCGGAAATCCGCCGCATTCCAGGTATCGAAGACATCGCGCTGACAACCAACGGCTCCCTGCTTGGCAAGCAGGCGGCGGAACTGCGGGCTGCGGGATTGGACCGGATCACGGTCAGCCTGGACAGCCTCGACGACGAGCGGTTCGGCGGCATGAACGGTGTCGGATTCCCCGTGGCGACGGTGCTGGAGGGCATTCGGAAAGCCACTGAAGCCGGGCTGAAGGTCAAGATGAATATGGTTGTCCAACGAGGCGTGAACGAGCAGGACATTTTGCCGATGGCCAGGTATTTTAAGGAACGCGGGATCCAGCTTCGTTTCATCGAGTTCATGGACGTCGGAAACTCCAACGGCTGGAAGCTGGATTCCGTCGTGCCGAGCGCCGAAATCCTTCGTTTGCTGCGGACCGAAATGCGTCTGGAGGCGGCTGAGCCGGAACGATTCGGAGAGGTGGCGGAGCGTTACCGGTATGAGGACTGCGGCACGGAGGTCGGCTTTATCTCTTCGGTGTCGCACGCCTTCTGCTCAACATGCACCAGGTCTCGGCTATCCGCCGACGGCAAGCTGTACACGTGCTTGTTTTCGGGTGACGGAACCGACTTAAGGGAACCTTTGCGAAACGGCAGCTCGGACGAGGAGATCGACGGACTGATCCGTTCGGTATGGGGGGCAAGGACGGATCGCTATTCGGAAATCCGGGGACTGCATACCCAGAAGCAAACGAAAGTCGAAATGTCCCGCATCGGCGGTTAA
- a CDS encoding CBS domain-containing protein, giving the protein MNAQASEIMITPPYKAKETDTVKNVIEKFVEHRISGLPVVNDLDQIVGYISDGDIMRYIGKHKDIVVDFGVYYNYVLGDQNPFDLRSKNLDQVGVMDIAQRKVIKVQWDEDIEDIAALLGKKNIKKVPVEQNGRLAGVISRGDIIRFIYRNYLCQPSPEPSSESS; this is encoded by the coding sequence ATGAATGCACAAGCAAGTGAAATCATGATCACGCCCCCTTATAAAGCGAAAGAAACCGACACCGTGAAGAACGTCATCGAAAAATTCGTCGAGCACCGGATCAGCGGACTGCCCGTCGTCAACGACCTCGATCAAATCGTCGGCTACATCAGCGACGGTGACATCATGCGGTACATCGGCAAACATAAGGATATCGTCGTGGACTTCGGCGTTTACTACAATTACGTGCTCGGGGACCAGAACCCGTTCGATCTTCGCTCGAAAAATCTGGATCAGGTCGGGGTGATGGACATCGCCCAACGCAAGGTCATTAAAGTCCAATGGGACGAGGATATCGAGGACATCGCCGCGCTGCTCGGAAAGAAAAACATCAAAAAAGTTCCGGTGGAGCAGAACGGCCGCTTGGCCGGCGTCATCAGCCGGGGGGATATCATCCGGTTCATATACCGGAACTATCTCTGCCAGCCGTCTCCCGAACCGTCTTCGGAGTCGAGTTAA
- a CDS encoding ABC transporter permease subunit, whose amino-acid sequence MYKSMLKWVAIGLLTVFGIFLLGNVSNLFINESPDRIALKISMSEKLQTVSSKIPHTTVADEDHGILSIPYGSAQEYIAKATKVSGVYQAMSVPLEHPQISPRFYFYTLGKQMVNYLRGDLGVVVTGTGKAKIPATEAIKEMIPRTFRYFIPSLVTALVLSMLFSLLASQNRRSGKVLDGIHALLVSVPDFFLVTLITFLAIIVYKNLHIRLALVVQFGDQVPFLIPFLTTALIPGVMIYGTLRLAFQRELSQNYVVTARAKGLSQAEVLWKHVLRNVMEDLLAVLPKATTAALASMAVAEAACDILGLGGFIVSPRMQGVSMLPLTCLALAVVSMLFHGLYALLRKRYVVSTKEVSA is encoded by the coding sequence GTGTACAAGTCGATGCTTAAATGGGTCGCCATCGGTCTACTTACCGTGTTCGGTATCTTTCTGCTGGGCAATGTCAGTAATTTGTTCATCAACGAATCTCCGGATCGCATTGCCTTAAAGATTTCGATGAGCGAAAAGCTGCAAACGGTTTCTTCCAAAATTCCGCATACCACGGTCGCTGACGAAGACCACGGGATCTTGTCGATTCCTTACGGAAGCGCACAGGAGTATATCGCGAAGGCAACGAAGGTATCCGGCGTCTACCAGGCCATGAGTGTCCCTCTCGAACATCCGCAAATTTCGCCCAGGTTCTATTTTTATACGTTAGGGAAACAAATGGTCAACTATCTGCGAGGCGATCTCGGAGTCGTCGTCACGGGCACGGGAAAGGCCAAAATTCCGGCAACGGAAGCGATCAAGGAAATGATCCCGAGGACGTTCCGCTACTTCATTCCTTCTTTGGTGACTGCACTGGTCCTGTCCATGTTGTTCTCCCTTCTCGCATCGCAAAATCGGAGGTCGGGCAAAGTGCTGGACGGCATACACGCACTGCTGGTCTCGGTCCCGGACTTTTTCCTCGTCACGTTGATCACGTTCTTGGCCATCATCGTCTATAAAAATTTGCACATTCGCCTTGCACTGGTCGTTCAATTCGGAGATCAGGTGCCGTTTCTGATCCCATTCCTCACGACCGCTCTCATTCCCGGCGTCATGATTTACGGCACGCTTCGGCTGGCGTTCCAGCGGGAACTGTCGCAAAACTATGTCGTAACCGCGAGGGCCAAAGGGCTGTCGCAAGCGGAAGTGCTGTGGAAGCACGTGCTCCGCAACGTTATGGAGGATCTGCTGGCCGTGCTGCCGAAAGCGACCACGGCCGCGCTCGCCAGCATGGCTGTTGCCGAGGCGGCCTGCGACATTCTCGGTCTTGGCGGATTCATCGTCAGTCCGAGAATGCAGGGAGTAAGCATGCTTCCCCTGACTTGCCTTGCGCTTGCCGTCGTGTCCATGTTGTTCCACGGGCTGTACGCCCTGCTTCGCAAGCGTTACGTCGTCAGCACGAAAGAGGTATCCGCATGA
- a CDS encoding proline iminopeptidase-family hydrolase: MNVKEGHIKVPGGRVWYVCMGAWGESEGKPLLVLHGGPGNTHGPLKSVLGALSESRPVIFYDQLGSGYSDRPEDPSFWHTERFVEELVCVRDALKLDEFHLFGHSWGTMLAASYLTERRPAGVLSAIFSSPCLSARRWKEDADRYLEQLPEDVRTTIAFHEEQGTTGSEAYQEAMKDYYRRHVCRLDPWPEVMAEARPLANKDIYLQMWGPSEFFSTGSLKTYDITDRLPEVSVPSLFLCGRYDEASPDSTRYYQSLVPNSEGHVFDNSSHVAYLEETREYLQVVKEFLNKVEGTARE, encoded by the coding sequence TTGAACGTGAAGGAAGGCCATATCAAGGTCCCCGGTGGGCGGGTATGGTATGTGTGCATGGGCGCATGGGGCGAGAGCGAAGGCAAACCCCTCCTCGTGCTGCATGGCGGACCCGGCAATACCCATGGCCCGCTGAAGTCTGTGCTGGGCGCCTTATCCGAAAGCCGGCCGGTCATTTTCTACGATCAGTTGGGTTCGGGTTACTCCGATAGGCCGGAAGATCCGTCGTTTTGGCATACCGAACGTTTCGTAGAGGAATTGGTTTGCGTTCGAGATGCGTTGAAATTGGACGAGTTCCATCTGTTCGGCCATTCCTGGGGAACGATGCTGGCTGCCTCTTATTTGACCGAAAGAAGGCCGGCCGGCGTTCTCAGCGCCATTTTCTCCAGCCCTTGTTTGAGCGCACGGCGTTGGAAAGAAGACGCCGACCGCTATCTCGAGCAGCTGCCGGAAGACGTTCGAACGACGATCGCCTTCCACGAGGAGCAAGGGACGACGGGTTCGGAAGCTTACCAGGAAGCGATGAAGGATTATTACCGAAGGCATGTTTGCAGATTAGACCCGTGGCCCGAAGTGATGGCGGAAGCACGGCCTCTGGCGAACAAGGACATTTACCTGCAAATGTGGGGGCCTTCGGAGTTTTTTTCGACCGGCAGCCTGAAAACCTACGATATCACGGATCGCCTGCCTGAAGTTTCCGTCCCGTCCTTGTTTTTGTGCGGCCGTTATGATGAAGCATCGCCCGATTCCACTCGGTACTATCAGTCTCTGGTGCCAAACTCGGAAGGACATGTGTTCGATAATAGCTCTCACGTGGCCTATTTGGAGGAAACCCGGGAGTACCTGCAAGTGGTTAAAGAGTTTTTGAATAAAGTAGAAGGAACCGCGAGGGAATGA
- a CDS encoding DUF2203 domain-containing protein, giving the protein MDKKIFTLEEANALLPELKADLLELQRLSSRFEELYEELREKKARRAASAVQTAEAGDPYFEEEIRLDFMKMEVDLLIGNFERKGVLLKMIRPGLIDFPAVMDDEPVLICWKEGEERISHYHGWNDGFIGRKPIPGA; this is encoded by the coding sequence GTGGACAAGAAGATTTTTACGCTGGAAGAAGCCAACGCGCTCCTGCCGGAGCTGAAAGCCGATCTGCTGGAGTTGCAGCGATTGTCTTCCCGGTTTGAGGAGCTGTACGAGGAGCTGCGGGAGAAGAAGGCAAGACGCGCAGCATCTGCCGTTCAGACGGCGGAAGCGGGCGATCCTTACTTCGAGGAAGAGATTCGACTGGACTTCATGAAAATGGAAGTCGATTTGCTGATCGGAAACTTCGAACGGAAAGGCGTTCTGCTCAAAATGATTCGCCCCGGATTGATCGATTTTCCCGCGGTCATGGATGACGAACCCGTCCTGATCTGCTGGAAAGAAGGAGAAGAGCGCATTTCCCATTATCACGGTTGGAACGACGGATTCATCGGACGCAAGCCGATTCCGGGAGCATAA
- a CDS encoding DUF5317 domain-containing protein: MVYDGIVIGLIVGFIRAGWRNGLAALSQIRIKGGLIFPILLAIQFILYFLAGKFSFIEQYNGYLFMAVYVAGLYVLAINRKEKGFWWIFAGVALNFIVMLVNGGKMPVSVEAASVLDPVYVEMLKSGDIVSKHVALTNNTILPFLGDIIPITTPYPRDQVISIGDVIMNFGIFIYLQHVMVGHKQRTSFVETK, translated from the coding sequence ATGGTTTATGACGGTATCGTAATCGGGTTGATCGTCGGATTCATCCGCGCCGGTTGGCGCAATGGACTCGCGGCGCTCTCCCAGATCCGGATCAAAGGCGGATTGATTTTCCCGATCTTGCTGGCAATCCAGTTCATCCTGTATTTCCTGGCTGGAAAGTTCTCCTTCATCGAGCAATACAACGGTTACCTGTTCATGGCGGTCTATGTAGCAGGCTTGTATGTCCTCGCGATTAATCGGAAGGAAAAAGGCTTCTGGTGGATTTTCGCAGGCGTTGCCTTGAACTTTATCGTGATGCTAGTGAATGGGGGCAAGATGCCGGTATCGGTAGAGGCTGCATCGGTGCTGGATCCGGTTTACGTGGAAATGCTCAAAAGCGGAGATATTGTTTCTAAGCACGTTGCATTAACGAATAACACGATACTTCCTTTTCTTGGGGATATCATTCCGATCACCACTCCATATCCCAGGGATCAAGTCATTAGTATCGGTGACGTAATTATGAACTTCGGCATCTTCATCTATCTGCAGCATGTAATGGTAGGACACAAACAGAGAACTTCCTTTGTTGAGACAAAATAA
- a CDS encoding universal stress protein yields MIYHHLLAAYDGSASADRALDQAVKLTDRTPGSKLTVVHVLHRPMLVIDGFGWAVPESYLLKLRENEDALLMEAERKIAVLPYSRVAVLSGSPASAILKYASENLCDLIVLGSRGLGSFQEWMLGSVSHQVAQQSRVPVLIVK; encoded by the coding sequence ATGATTTACCACCATCTGCTGGCTGCGTACGACGGCTCGGCATCTGCCGACAGAGCGCTGGATCAAGCGGTGAAGCTGACCGATCGGACGCCGGGGAGCAAGCTGACCGTCGTTCATGTCCTGCACCGTCCGATGCTGGTGATTGACGGATTCGGATGGGCGGTGCCCGAAAGTTATCTTCTAAAGCTGAGGGAGAACGAGGACGCCCTGTTGATGGAAGCGGAACGGAAAATCGCCGTTTTGCCTTACTCCCGCGTCGCGGTACTCTCCGGCAGTCCGGCTTCGGCGATTCTGAAATACGCTTCGGAAAATCTATGCGATCTGATCGTCTTGGGCAGCAGGGGTCTGGGGTCTTTCCAAGAATGGATGCTCGGCAGCGTAAGCCATCAGGTTGCCCAGCAATCCCGCGTTCCCGTACTGATCGTGAAGTAA
- a CDS encoding MBL fold metallo-hydrolase gives MAANAGVKPLKLDIGTKGDPFVVHASVLWDENELVLVDTGLPGQLELIREAMERESLPFDKLTKIIITHQDRDHIGSLPELVQAFDGKIQVLAHEVGVPYLQGEIPLVKSGTFAKPVKVDVKLQDGVVLPIAGGVKVIFTPGHTPDHMCLYHEPSRTLITGDALTADNGVLMPPNPKVTPDWEGAIHSLSKLLDYDIATAITYHGGVCTDNIRERLTEISAS, from the coding sequence ATGGCAGCCAACGCCGGAGTCAAACCTTTGAAGTTGGATATTGGCACCAAGGGAGATCCTTTTGTCGTGCATGCGTCCGTATTGTGGGATGAAAACGAATTGGTTTTGGTCGACACCGGTCTGCCGGGGCAGCTCGAGTTGATCCGCGAGGCCATGGAGCGAGAGTCCTTGCCGTTCGATAAACTGACGAAAATCATCATCACGCATCAGGACCGGGACCACATCGGCAGCTTGCCCGAACTGGTTCAGGCTTTCGACGGTAAAATCCAGGTATTGGCGCACGAGGTCGGCGTCCCTTATCTGCAAGGGGAAATCCCGCTGGTCAAGAGCGGTACGTTCGCTAAGCCCGTGAAGGTGGACGTGAAGCTTCAAGACGGCGTTGTCTTGCCGATTGCGGGAGGAGTCAAGGTCATCTTCACGCCCGGCCATACGCCTGATCATATGTGCTTGTACCACGAGCCCAGCCGTACGTTGATTACCGGCGATGCCCTCACGGCGGACAACGGCGTACTCATGCCGCCGAATCCGAAGGTAACTCCGGATTGGGAGGGTGCGATCCATTCTTTGTCCAAGCTGCTGGACTACGACATCGCAACGGCCATTACCTACCACGGAGGAGTGTGCACGGACAACATCCGCGAACGGCTCACCGAGATTTCCGCATCATGA
- a CDS encoding helix-turn-helix domain-containing protein: MVKLPKFHLASVEGGDILNPLNEIMSTEEASRMWGVHQDHVKRLCREGKVVCRKFGKTYILEKNQPKPGAKRAI; the protein is encoded by the coding sequence ATGGTGAAACTTCCGAAATTCCACCTTGCTTCTGTAGAAGGAGGAGACATTTTGAACCCGCTCAACGAGATCATGTCGACAGAAGAAGCATCCAGAATGTGGGGAGTCCACCAAGACCATGTCAAACGGTTGTGTCGCGAGGGTAAGGTCGTCTGCCGGAAATTCGGCAAAACTTACATTCTCGAAAAGAACCAACCGAAGCCCGGCGCTAAAAGGGCGATTTAA
- a CDS encoding aminopeptidase gives MTNFLKKLEQYAEITVKVGLNIQPGQALWINAPILAPELVRFITAKAYEAGAKDVYVEWYDDTITQLKYKMAPDEAFEQYPAWRVQAVEEIAENVGAYLLIDSRDPELLKDAAPDRIAAYSKAAGKALSKWRQHMTSDKFSWTIIGAASRAWAKMVFPDLDGDEAVQALWEAIFQASRVTGDNPVGNWEQHSASLQSKREYLTQKQYRKLHYRADGTELTVELPKGHIWAGASAMNEKGASFSPNIPTEEVFTSPSREGTNGYVRSSKPLSYQGNIIENFAMKFENGKVVDFQAEQGYEALKGLLDLDEGARYLGEVALVPHDSPISNSNLIFYQTLYDENASSHLAIGQSFAFCLENGKNLSPEERLKAGLNDSNTHVDFMIGTADMDIDGETADGRLEPVFRKGNWAF, from the coding sequence GTGACGAACTTTTTGAAAAAGCTGGAGCAATACGCCGAAATCACCGTGAAGGTGGGTTTGAACATTCAGCCGGGCCAGGCACTCTGGATTAACGCGCCGATCCTTGCGCCGGAACTTGTTCGATTCATTACCGCCAAGGCTTATGAAGCCGGCGCCAAGGACGTTTATGTAGAATGGTACGACGATACGATCACGCAGTTGAAATATAAAATGGCCCCCGATGAGGCATTCGAGCAATATCCGGCCTGGCGTGTCCAAGCCGTCGAGGAGATTGCCGAAAACGTCGGCGCTTATCTCCTGATCGATTCTAGAGACCCGGAACTGCTGAAAGACGCGGCGCCTGACCGTATCGCGGCATACTCCAAAGCGGCGGGCAAAGCGCTGTCCAAATGGAGGCAGCATATGACCTCCGACAAGTTCTCCTGGACGATCATCGGCGCCGCCTCCCGGGCTTGGGCCAAGATGGTCTTTCCCGATCTTGACGGGGACGAAGCCGTTCAAGCCTTGTGGGAAGCGATCTTCCAAGCTTCAAGAGTGACGGGCGACAACCCGGTCGGAAATTGGGAGCAGCACTCCGCGTCCCTGCAATCGAAGCGGGAGTATTTGACCCAAAAACAGTACCGCAAGCTGCATTACCGCGCTGACGGCACCGAATTGACCGTAGAGCTGCCGAAAGGCCATATTTGGGCCGGAGCTTCGGCCATGAATGAGAAAGGGGCTTCTTTCAGCCCAAATATTCCGACGGAAGAAGTGTTCACGTCCCCGAGCCGCGAGGGAACGAACGGTTACGTGCGCAGCTCGAAGCCGCTTAGTTACCAGGGCAACATCATCGAGAATTTCGCGATGAAATTCGAGAACGGCAAGGTCGTGGACTTCCAGGCGGAGCAAGGCTATGAGGCGCTCAAAGGGTTGCTCGACCTGGACGAGGGCGCCCGTTATTTGGGCGAAGTGGCTCTCGTACCGCATGATTCTCCTATCTCGAATTCCAACCTCATTTTTTACCAGACCTTATACGACGAGAATGCTTCCAGCCATTTGGCCATTGGGCAGTCGTTCGCATTCTGCCTGGAGAACGGGAAGAATTTGAGCCCGGAAGAGCGGCTGAAGGCGGGGCTGAACGACAGCAACACCCACGTGGATTTCATGATCGGTACGGCCGACATGGACATCGACGGGGAAACGGCGGACGGACGGCTAGAGCCCGTATTCCGCAAAGGAAACTGGGCCTTCTAA
- a CDS encoding group I truncated hemoglobin, which yields MNQTTDTLYAKLGGQETIDKVVDKFYEKVLADDTVNGFFEHTDMAKQRRHQAAFIGYALGSGIEFTGKSMTKAHRGMNLQPVHYDAIVSHLSKTLEEFHVASSDIEQVLGKIGTLRNDILYK from the coding sequence ATGAATCAGACGACGGATACGCTGTACGCCAAGCTTGGCGGCCAAGAAACGATCGACAAAGTCGTGGACAAATTTTACGAGAAAGTGCTGGCCGACGATACGGTGAACGGCTTTTTCGAACATACCGACATGGCCAAGCAGCGGAGGCACCAAGCGGCATTCATCGGATACGCGCTCGGAAGCGGCATCGAATTTACGGGAAAATCCATGACGAAGGCCCATCGGGGAATGAACCTGCAGCCGGTTCATTATGACGCGATCGTCTCCCATTTAAGCAAAACGTTGGAGGAATTCCACGTCGCCTCGTCGGACATCGAACAGGTTTTGGGCAAAATCGGTACGCTGAGAAACGACATTTTGTATAAATAA
- a CDS encoding ABC transporter permease subunit → MRQRNRGTILYYLSWVLIVLVVLTALLGSWIKPHGLSDPDKIHLHQEMVDGKMKYKSPPFEPNADFMLGTDHRGYDVFSLLLNGMKYTLGYALLLTLFRFLIALPWGVWTGTTGKGGGLLRYMQWVISAVPAFLFLYPPLAGMYYGLGLDAAAKADPSYKMLFTVTFYVMVTFVGVFPLAYQLRERARFYHDKLYVDVSRLMGGSLRHRIVRHVLPNMRLELLFLFLSEFVQVLFLMGQLAVFKIMIGGAETLEVDLGEYMEITATGEWNSLLAYGIEYIRQYPWIILSASTSLFLLILSVQFFLAQLKRRFGGV, encoded by the coding sequence ATGAGGCAACGAAACCGAGGCACGATTTTATACTATCTCTCCTGGGTGCTGATCGTCTTGGTCGTCCTGACGGCTCTCCTCGGGAGCTGGATCAAGCCCCACGGCCTTTCGGACCCCGACAAGATCCATCTCCATCAGGAAATGGTCGACGGGAAGATGAAGTACAAATCGCCGCCGTTCGAGCCGAATGCCGACTTCATGCTCGGAACGGACCATCGGGGCTACGACGTCTTCAGCCTGCTGCTTAACGGAATGAAGTACACGCTCGGCTACGCTTTGCTGCTTACGCTGTTCCGTTTCCTGATCGCGCTGCCTTGGGGTGTATGGACCGGCACGACCGGCAAAGGCGGGGGGCTGCTGCGCTACATGCAGTGGGTCATTTCGGCCGTGCCCGCTTTTTTGTTCCTGTACCCTCCTTTGGCGGGAATGTATTACGGGCTCGGGTTAGACGCCGCGGCGAAAGCCGACCCCTCCTACAAAATGCTGTTTACCGTCACGTTTTACGTCATGGTTACGTTTGTCGGGGTATTCCCGCTGGCCTATCAACTGAGAGAAAGGGCCCGTTTCTACCACGACAAGCTGTACGTGGACGTTTCGCGCCTGATGGGCGGTTCGCTCCGCCATCGGATCGTACGCCATGTGCTGCCGAATATGCGGCTTGAGCTATTGTTCCTGTTCTTGAGCGAGTTCGTACAGGTACTGTTTCTGATGGGACAGCTGGCCGTGTTCAAAATCATGATCGGCGGCGCGGAGACGCTGGAAGTGGATCTCGGCGAATACATGGAAATTACGGCGACCGGGGAGTGGAACTCCCTGCTGGCTTACGGAATCGAATACATCCGCCAATATCCTTGGATCATCCTTAGCGCGAGCACGTCTTTGTTCCTGCTGATCCTGTCGGTCCAGTTTTTCCTGGCTCAGTTGAAAAGGCGCTTCGGCGGCGTGTAA
- a CDS encoding diguanylate cyclase, with translation MNVLFVGYYYYLLYKGTLYEFIKNILKDTLFAYLSTLLLSIVLVILLVESKSFGLFLLLAIAMLLSHGFRQLFLMYNAVSEKANTDQRTGLYSHSYFEEKLDEYMKQAREQNVPLSLVMIDLDDFKKYNDAFGHPQGDRLLGFFGNLVKTECQPKDLFAARYGGEEFSIIMPGFTKAQAKTFVDTFRKKVNNTPFEGVEVFPHGCVSFSAGILEVNKETYDKSQLIDWADRALYAAKSKGKNTVFIYGEESRLPQSLANDINELEQQIKIFLSKDVYTFKHSKRVFSYAVDMAEVLNLNEEDRRLLVLGALIHDIGKLEIPRDILNKKSKLTHEEWEIVKKHVLWGKEIVSVSDKFKDLVPLVELHHERYDGKGYPHGYKGEEIPRLARMLCIIDSFDAMTTERPYQETRSFADALQEIRRCAGSQFDPELAELFIRCMEGKVAIDFTEAAAAQEPYEQDS, from the coding sequence GTGAACGTTCTTTTTGTCGGCTACTATTACTATCTTCTCTATAAAGGCACTTTATACGAATTTATCAAAAACATATTAAAAGATACGCTATTCGCTTACTTGAGCACGTTATTGCTGTCCATCGTACTGGTAATTCTCCTGGTGGAAAGCAAGTCGTTCGGCCTATTCTTACTACTCGCGATCGCCATGCTATTGTCTCATGGATTCCGACAGCTTTTCTTGATGTATAATGCCGTAAGCGAGAAAGCGAATACCGATCAACGCACCGGGTTGTACAGCCACAGCTACTTCGAGGAAAAGCTCGACGAATACATGAAGCAGGCCAGGGAGCAGAACGTTCCGCTCAGTTTGGTCATGATTGACCTCGACGATTTCAAGAAATACAACGATGCATTCGGCCATCCTCAAGGGGACCGGCTGCTCGGTTTTTTCGGTAATCTCGTCAAAACGGAATGCCAGCCGAAGGATTTGTTCGCCGCGCGTTACGGCGGCGAAGAGTTTTCGATCATCATGCCGGGATTCACCAAAGCGCAAGCGAAAACTTTCGTAGACACGTTCCGCAAAAAAGTCAACAATACGCCTTTCGAAGGGGTTGAGGTTTTCCCTCACGGCTGCGTTTCTTTCTCGGCAGGCATTTTGGAAGTGAACAAAGAAACGTACGACAAGTCGCAGCTGATTGACTGGGCGGATCGGGCGTTGTACGCGGCGAAGTCCAAGGGCAAAAACACCGTGTTCATTTACGGGGAAGAGAGTCGGCTGCCGCAAAGCCTCGCGAACGACATCAATGAGCTGGAGCAGCAAATCAAGATTTTCCTTTCCAAAGACGTCTACACGTTTAAGCACTCCAAGCGGGTATTCTCTTATGCCGTCGACATGGCGGAGGTGCTGAACCTGAATGAGGAGGATCGCCGTCTTCTCGTATTGGGAGCGCTCATCCACGATATCGGCAAGCTGGAGATTCCAAGGGACATTTTGAACAAGAAGAGCAAATTGACCCATGAGGAATGGGAGATCGTCAAGAAGCACGTGTTGTGGGGCAAAGAGATCGTATCCGTGTCCGACAAGTTCAAGGATCTCGTTCCGCTGGTGGAGTTGCACCATGAACGTTATGACGGCAAAGGTTATCCGCACGGCTACAAGGGCGAGGAAATCCCAAGGCTCGCCCGCATGCTCTGCATCATCGATTCGTTCGATGCGATGACGACGGAAAGGCCATATCAGGAAACGAGATCGTTCGCGGACGCCCTGCAAGAAATCCGCCGGTGCGCCGGCTCGCAGTTCGATCCGGAATTGGCCGAGCTCTTCATTCGGTGCATGGAAGGGAAAGTGGCGATCGATTTTACGGAAGCCGCGGCTGCTCAAGAGCCATACGAACAGGATAGTTAG
- a CDS encoding YciI family protein, which translates to MRSDRLGQQGSGVFPRMDARQRKPSGCPAIPRSRTDREVKSFGGFFMFVISLKYKVPIQQVEHHLEAHRAFLEKYYANGHFLLSGRKVPRTGGLIVASGSDRDEIERIIAQDPFYVHQIADYEVTEFEPTQWDVRLDSMINSKE; encoded by the coding sequence ATGCGATCTGATCGTCTTGGGCAGCAGGGGTCTGGGGTCTTTCCAAGAATGGATGCTCGGCAGCGTAAGCCATCAGGTTGCCCAGCAATCCCGCGTTCCCGTACTGATCGTGAAGTAAAATCATTCGGAGGATTCTTCATGTTCGTTATCTCATTAAAATACAAAGTTCCGATTCAGCAGGTTGAACACCATTTGGAGGCACACAGGGCCTTTTTGGAAAAGTACTATGCCAACGGCCATTTCTTGCTGTCCGGACGCAAAGTGCCGCGCACCGGGGGATTGATCGTCGCTTCGGGAAGCGACCGAGATGAAATCGAAAGAATCATCGCACAAGATCCTTTTTACGTTCACCAAATCGCGGACTACGAGGTCACGGAATTCGAGCCGACCCAATGGGACGTACGATTGGATAGTATGATCAATTCGAAGGAGTGA